Proteins found in one Poecilia reticulata strain Guanapo linkage group LG6, Guppy_female_1.0+MT, whole genome shotgun sequence genomic segment:
- the LOC103466029 gene encoding protein tyrosine phosphatase domain-containing protein 1 isoform X2 produces MMPSLSPHVPVPRPSYSQARENLVRAIPPKLLCLLACGGKDCRYEGPECWKSNQQVIRGLFSSWVTDDIIAMARPSNQLIKKYNIIEQFQRLKIRSIINMQLPGEHAHCGPPLDLDSGFTYSPQTFMDNKNFGVSSLVGIIDGVKVLAFAVKEGRVAVHCHAGLGRTGVLIACYLVYTLRISPSEAVHYVRIKRPRSIQTRSQISQVFDFARLLGTQLTQYPDLSLRHGAPFTLQHYLNRQALLLHGQEARRLRHTPKVVYLLCVRLSCLALGLVSPPEVHAELEKRSALRVLSRAVRETLVSKQYLPLLSEGRKGSWAGSGSVSSWDEPLGFLERKCEVLLDKRSYSESDVTKIIVYEDQELSLYCTAALGDEKHWCLQDVLHADLRPVSPVFGTFSFGQLYLRKEFHMLNTAATNMKTSSSCTKMPKSSTKKEILKCSSSQELYRNLQTPGPTLIARQVAKAMADEGLPGETVLQRSALLQEELNSSDCGWALLVTESDPQVLCCLLWTWLEKLRDPVLSNEDVERLKVGNNRKPLSLLKKPQRHTIYCLLSCVSTVISLCPHREDAILRRLICTLTRSPQEKIGILGPLMKVLQASLRETFSMHRQIKRACSINASL; encoded by the exons ATGATGCCAAGTTTGAGCCCACATGTACCAGTTCCAAGGCCGTCCTACTCTCAGGCCAGGGAGAACCTAGTGAGAGCCATCCCACCCAAGCTCCTCTGTCTGCTGGCCTGTGGAGGAAAAGACTGTCGCTACGAGGGACCAGAATGCTGGAAATCGAACCAGCAAGTCATTCGAGGCCTTTTCTCCTCCTG GGTGACCGATGACATAATAGCAATGGCTCGTCCATCCAATCAGCTCATCAAGAAGTACAACATCATAGAGCAATTTCAAAG GTTGAAGATCAGGTCCATCATCAACATGCAGCTCCCCGGGGAGCATGCTCACTGTGGGCCTCCTCTAGACCTTGACAGTGGTTTCACTTACTCTCCGCAGACCTTCATGGACAATAAAA ACTTTGGTGTGTCGTCTCTTGTTGGGATCATTGACGGGGTGAAGGTTTTGGCCTTCGCTGTGAAGGAAGGACGTGTAGCCGTTCACTGTCACGCAGGCCTGGGCAGGACAG GCGTCCTGATAGCTTGTTACCTCGTCTACACCCTGCGCATAAGCCCCAGCGAAGCGGTTCACTACGTGCGCATTAAAAGGCCTCGTTCTATCCAGACCCGGTCACAGATAAGCCAGGTGTTTGACTTTGCCCGCCTGCTCGGCACGCAACTCACTCAGTACCCAGACCTCAGCCTGCGGCACGGGGCCCCTTTCACCCTCCAGCACTACTTAAACCGACAAGCTCTGCTGCTTCACGGCCAGGAGGCACGCAGACTCAGACACACTCCCAAG GTGGTGTACCTCCTGTGTGTGCGGCTCTCCTGCCTGGCTCTGGGTCTGGTCTCTCCTCCGGAGGTCCACGCTGAACTGGAGAAGAGATCAGCTCTGAGGGTTCTGAGTAGGGCTGTGAGAGAGACTCTGGTGTCCAAGCAGTATTTGCCTTTGTTGAGCGAAGGCCGTAAAGGCTCATGGGCCGGCTCAGGGTCAGTGTCCTCCTGGGATGAGCCTCTGGGGTTCTTAGAGAGGAAGTGCGAGGTGTTGCTGGACAAACGTAGCTACAGTGAATCTGACGTTACTAAGATCATAGTGTATGAG GACCAGGAACTGAGCTTGTACTGCACCGCCGCTCTTGGAGATGAGAAGCACTGGTGCTTACAGGATGTCCTACATGCTGATCTCAGACCAGTTAGTCCAGTCTTTGGCACATTTTCATTTGGGCAACTATATCTCAGAAAGGAGTTCCACATGCTCAACACTGCAGcaacaaatatgaaaacaagcagcagctgcacaaaaatgccaaaaagcTCAACTAAAAAGGAAATCCTGAAATGCAGCTCCAGCCAGGAG TTGTACAGAAATCTACAGACTCCTGGCCCGACTTTGATTGCCAGACAGGTAGCCAAAGCAATGGCAGATGAAGGTCTTCCAGGTGAGACCGTTCTACAGAGATCGGCTCTGCTGCAG GAGGAACTTAACAGCAGTGACTGTGGATGGGCCCTGCTTGTCACTGAGTCAGATCCTCAGGTCCTTTGCTGTCTCTTGTGGACCTGGTTGGAGAAGTTAAGG GATCCTGTTCTGAGCAATGAGGATGTAGAAAGGTTAAAAGTAGGAAACAACAGAAAGCCTCTTAGCCTTCTAAAGAAG CCACAGAGACATACAATTTATTGCCTGCTGAGTTGTGTGAGTACAGTGATCAGCCTGTGTCCACACAGAGAGGATGCCATCCTCCGACGGCTCATATGTACACTTACAAGG AGTCCTCAAGAGAAAATTGGAATCCTTGGTCCCTTGATGAAAGTCCTCCAAGCCAGTTTGAGAGAAACTTTCAGTATGCACAGACAAATCAAGAGGGCCTGCAGCATCAATGCTTCACTTTGa
- the LOC103466029 gene encoding protein tyrosine phosphatase domain-containing protein 1 isoform X1: MMPSLSPHVPVPRPSYSQARENLVRAIPPKLLCLLACGGKDCRYEGPECWKSNQQVIRGLFSSWVTDDIIAMARPSNQLIKKYNIIEQFQRLKIRSIINMQLPGEHAHCGPPLDLDSGFTYSPQTFMDNKIYFYNFGMPDFGVSSLVGIIDGVKVLAFAVKEGRVAVHCHAGLGRTGVLIACYLVYTLRISPSEAVHYVRIKRPRSIQTRSQISQVFDFARLLGTQLTQYPDLSLRHGAPFTLQHYLNRQALLLHGQEARRLRHTPKVVYLLCVRLSCLALGLVSPPEVHAELEKRSALRVLSRAVRETLVSKQYLPLLSEGRKGSWAGSGSVSSWDEPLGFLERKCEVLLDKRSYSESDVTKIIVYEDQELSLYCTAALGDEKHWCLQDVLHADLRPVSPVFGTFSFGQLYLRKEFHMLNTAATNMKTSSSCTKMPKSSTKKEILKCSSSQELYRNLQTPGPTLIARQVAKAMADEGLPGETVLQRSALLQEELNSSDCGWALLVTESDPQVLCCLLWTWLEKLRDPVLSNEDVERLKVGNNRKPLSLLKKPQRHTIYCLLSCVSTVISLCPHREDAILRRLICTLTRSPQEKIGILGPLMKVLQASLRETFSMHRQIKRACSINASL, encoded by the exons ATGATGCCAAGTTTGAGCCCACATGTACCAGTTCCAAGGCCGTCCTACTCTCAGGCCAGGGAGAACCTAGTGAGAGCCATCCCACCCAAGCTCCTCTGTCTGCTGGCCTGTGGAGGAAAAGACTGTCGCTACGAGGGACCAGAATGCTGGAAATCGAACCAGCAAGTCATTCGAGGCCTTTTCTCCTCCTG GGTGACCGATGACATAATAGCAATGGCTCGTCCATCCAATCAGCTCATCAAGAAGTACAACATCATAGAGCAATTTCAAAG GTTGAAGATCAGGTCCATCATCAACATGCAGCTCCCCGGGGAGCATGCTCACTGTGGGCCTCCTCTAGACCTTGACAGTGGTTTCACTTACTCTCCGCAGACCTTCATGGACAATAAAA TCTACTTTTACAACTTTGGGATGCCAGACTTTGGTGTGTCGTCTCTTGTTGGGATCATTGACGGGGTGAAGGTTTTGGCCTTCGCTGTGAAGGAAGGACGTGTAGCCGTTCACTGTCACGCAGGCCTGGGCAGGACAG GCGTCCTGATAGCTTGTTACCTCGTCTACACCCTGCGCATAAGCCCCAGCGAAGCGGTTCACTACGTGCGCATTAAAAGGCCTCGTTCTATCCAGACCCGGTCACAGATAAGCCAGGTGTTTGACTTTGCCCGCCTGCTCGGCACGCAACTCACTCAGTACCCAGACCTCAGCCTGCGGCACGGGGCCCCTTTCACCCTCCAGCACTACTTAAACCGACAAGCTCTGCTGCTTCACGGCCAGGAGGCACGCAGACTCAGACACACTCCCAAG GTGGTGTACCTCCTGTGTGTGCGGCTCTCCTGCCTGGCTCTGGGTCTGGTCTCTCCTCCGGAGGTCCACGCTGAACTGGAGAAGAGATCAGCTCTGAGGGTTCTGAGTAGGGCTGTGAGAGAGACTCTGGTGTCCAAGCAGTATTTGCCTTTGTTGAGCGAAGGCCGTAAAGGCTCATGGGCCGGCTCAGGGTCAGTGTCCTCCTGGGATGAGCCTCTGGGGTTCTTAGAGAGGAAGTGCGAGGTGTTGCTGGACAAACGTAGCTACAGTGAATCTGACGTTACTAAGATCATAGTGTATGAG GACCAGGAACTGAGCTTGTACTGCACCGCCGCTCTTGGAGATGAGAAGCACTGGTGCTTACAGGATGTCCTACATGCTGATCTCAGACCAGTTAGTCCAGTCTTTGGCACATTTTCATTTGGGCAACTATATCTCAGAAAGGAGTTCCACATGCTCAACACTGCAGcaacaaatatgaaaacaagcagcagctgcacaaaaatgccaaaaagcTCAACTAAAAAGGAAATCCTGAAATGCAGCTCCAGCCAGGAG TTGTACAGAAATCTACAGACTCCTGGCCCGACTTTGATTGCCAGACAGGTAGCCAAAGCAATGGCAGATGAAGGTCTTCCAGGTGAGACCGTTCTACAGAGATCGGCTCTGCTGCAG GAGGAACTTAACAGCAGTGACTGTGGATGGGCCCTGCTTGTCACTGAGTCAGATCCTCAGGTCCTTTGCTGTCTCTTGTGGACCTGGTTGGAGAAGTTAAGG GATCCTGTTCTGAGCAATGAGGATGTAGAAAGGTTAAAAGTAGGAAACAACAGAAAGCCTCTTAGCCTTCTAAAGAAG CCACAGAGACATACAATTTATTGCCTGCTGAGTTGTGTGAGTACAGTGATCAGCCTGTGTCCACACAGAGAGGATGCCATCCTCCGACGGCTCATATGTACACTTACAAGG AGTCCTCAAGAGAAAATTGGAATCCTTGGTCCCTTGATGAAAGTCCTCCAAGCCAGTTTGAGAGAAACTTTCAGTATGCACAGACAAATCAAGAGGGCCTGCAGCATCAATGCTTCACTTTGa
- the LOC103466029 gene encoding protein tyrosine phosphatase domain-containing protein 1 isoform X3, translating into MARPSNQLIKKYNIIEQFQRLKIRSIINMQLPGEHAHCGPPLDLDSGFTYSPQTFMDNKIYFYNFGMPDFGVSSLVGIIDGVKVLAFAVKEGRVAVHCHAGLGRTGVLIACYLVYTLRISPSEAVHYVRIKRPRSIQTRSQISQVFDFARLLGTQLTQYPDLSLRHGAPFTLQHYLNRQALLLHGQEARRLRHTPKVVYLLCVRLSCLALGLVSPPEVHAELEKRSALRVLSRAVRETLVSKQYLPLLSEGRKGSWAGSGSVSSWDEPLGFLERKCEVLLDKRSYSESDVTKIIVYEDQELSLYCTAALGDEKHWCLQDVLHADLRPVSPVFGTFSFGQLYLRKEFHMLNTAATNMKTSSSCTKMPKSSTKKEILKCSSSQELYRNLQTPGPTLIARQVAKAMADEGLPGETVLQRSALLQEELNSSDCGWALLVTESDPQVLCCLLWTWLEKLRDPVLSNEDVERLKVGNNRKPLSLLKKPQRHTIYCLLSCVSTVISLCPHREDAILRRLICTLTRSPQEKIGILGPLMKVLQASLRETFSMHRQIKRACSINASL; encoded by the exons ATGGCTCGTCCATCCAATCAGCTCATCAAGAAGTACAACATCATAGAGCAATTTCAAAG GTTGAAGATCAGGTCCATCATCAACATGCAGCTCCCCGGGGAGCATGCTCACTGTGGGCCTCCTCTAGACCTTGACAGTGGTTTCACTTACTCTCCGCAGACCTTCATGGACAATAAAA TCTACTTTTACAACTTTGGGATGCCAGACTTTGGTGTGTCGTCTCTTGTTGGGATCATTGACGGGGTGAAGGTTTTGGCCTTCGCTGTGAAGGAAGGACGTGTAGCCGTTCACTGTCACGCAGGCCTGGGCAGGACAG GCGTCCTGATAGCTTGTTACCTCGTCTACACCCTGCGCATAAGCCCCAGCGAAGCGGTTCACTACGTGCGCATTAAAAGGCCTCGTTCTATCCAGACCCGGTCACAGATAAGCCAGGTGTTTGACTTTGCCCGCCTGCTCGGCACGCAACTCACTCAGTACCCAGACCTCAGCCTGCGGCACGGGGCCCCTTTCACCCTCCAGCACTACTTAAACCGACAAGCTCTGCTGCTTCACGGCCAGGAGGCACGCAGACTCAGACACACTCCCAAG GTGGTGTACCTCCTGTGTGTGCGGCTCTCCTGCCTGGCTCTGGGTCTGGTCTCTCCTCCGGAGGTCCACGCTGAACTGGAGAAGAGATCAGCTCTGAGGGTTCTGAGTAGGGCTGTGAGAGAGACTCTGGTGTCCAAGCAGTATTTGCCTTTGTTGAGCGAAGGCCGTAAAGGCTCATGGGCCGGCTCAGGGTCAGTGTCCTCCTGGGATGAGCCTCTGGGGTTCTTAGAGAGGAAGTGCGAGGTGTTGCTGGACAAACGTAGCTACAGTGAATCTGACGTTACTAAGATCATAGTGTATGAG GACCAGGAACTGAGCTTGTACTGCACCGCCGCTCTTGGAGATGAGAAGCACTGGTGCTTACAGGATGTCCTACATGCTGATCTCAGACCAGTTAGTCCAGTCTTTGGCACATTTTCATTTGGGCAACTATATCTCAGAAAGGAGTTCCACATGCTCAACACTGCAGcaacaaatatgaaaacaagcagcagctgcacaaaaatgccaaaaagcTCAACTAAAAAGGAAATCCTGAAATGCAGCTCCAGCCAGGAG TTGTACAGAAATCTACAGACTCCTGGCCCGACTTTGATTGCCAGACAGGTAGCCAAAGCAATGGCAGATGAAGGTCTTCCAGGTGAGACCGTTCTACAGAGATCGGCTCTGCTGCAG GAGGAACTTAACAGCAGTGACTGTGGATGGGCCCTGCTTGTCACTGAGTCAGATCCTCAGGTCCTTTGCTGTCTCTTGTGGACCTGGTTGGAGAAGTTAAGG GATCCTGTTCTGAGCAATGAGGATGTAGAAAGGTTAAAAGTAGGAAACAACAGAAAGCCTCTTAGCCTTCTAAAGAAG CCACAGAGACATACAATTTATTGCCTGCTGAGTTGTGTGAGTACAGTGATCAGCCTGTGTCCACACAGAGAGGATGCCATCCTCCGACGGCTCATATGTACACTTACAAGG AGTCCTCAAGAGAAAATTGGAATCCTTGGTCCCTTGATGAAAGTCCTCCAAGCCAGTTTGAGAGAAACTTTCAGTATGCACAGACAAATCAAGAGGGCCTGCAGCATCAATGCTTCACTTTGa